The following coding sequences are from one Prochlorococcus marinus CUG1438 window:
- the ppk1 gene encoding polyphosphate kinase 1 — MENKADIYINRELSWIEFNKRVLLTGMEKEYKTLDKVKFCSIFSNNLDEFFMVRVASLKAQVEAGIIKKSIDGLTPKEQLKKINKEVKNLTTLQENYINNELHNELKKQGVVIKKYSDLSENQKNWCNNYFTSSIFPLLTPLVVDPAHPFPFISNLSLNLAALIKDGENSKNQFVRIKIPTKNINRFIQIPNEIIESDDINSHVFISVEDLIGNNINALFNGMECINYSFFRVTRDADLELKELEADDLLLAVEQSLQKRRLGGDVVRLEVDSDMPENILKLLIKSISIQKEYIYFCKSLLGLDDLNQLTKINRDDLKENLLIGKTHPQLKNLDLPSNNTINNIFKILRKEDILLHHPYDLFKTSVEEFINSAADDPLVMAIKITLYRVSKDSPIITALMRAAENGKEVMTLVELKARFDEDNNIQWAKQLEQAGIHVVYGIIGFKTHTKIALIVRKEKGSLRNYFHIGTGNYNSNTSRFYTDLGLLSTDPDISSDLLELFNYLSGFSKQKSYQKLLVSPSCLRERFIFLIRREIKYAQEGKKAKIIAKMNSLVDPEIIQLLYLASQEGVKIDLIIRGICCLYPQRKNLSENIKVISIIGHFLEHSRIFWFCNNENHEVFIGSADWMKRNLDRRIEAVTPIENSQLKSQIYSLLQTYIKDDHFSWIMDEYGSYKKYVINSTISRSQIDLINQ, encoded by the coding sequence ATGGAAAACAAGGCTGATATTTATATTAATAGAGAGTTAAGTTGGATTGAATTCAATAAAAGAGTACTCCTAACTGGTATGGAAAAAGAGTACAAAACATTAGACAAGGTAAAATTTTGCTCAATTTTTAGCAACAATCTTGACGAATTTTTCATGGTAAGAGTAGCTTCTCTAAAGGCTCAAGTCGAAGCAGGTATTATCAAAAAAAGTATTGATGGACTTACCCCAAAAGAGCAATTAAAAAAAATCAATAAAGAAGTAAAAAATTTAACTACTCTTCAAGAGAACTATATAAATAATGAATTACATAATGAACTCAAAAAACAAGGTGTAGTGATAAAAAAATATAGTGATCTAAGCGAAAATCAAAAAAATTGGTGTAATAACTACTTTACTTCATCTATATTTCCTTTATTAACACCATTAGTCGTTGATCCTGCACATCCATTTCCATTTATAAGTAATTTAAGCCTAAACTTAGCAGCTTTAATAAAGGATGGGGAGAATTCTAAAAATCAATTTGTCAGAATAAAAATACCAACAAAAAATATCAATAGATTTATACAAATTCCGAATGAAATAATTGAAAGTGATGATATAAATTCCCACGTTTTCATAAGTGTTGAAGATTTAATTGGAAATAATATAAATGCTCTATTTAACGGAATGGAGTGTATAAATTATTCTTTTTTTAGAGTGACAAGAGATGCAGATTTAGAATTAAAAGAACTTGAAGCTGATGATCTCCTCTTAGCCGTTGAACAAAGTTTGCAAAAAAGAAGATTAGGTGGAGACGTAGTTAGATTAGAAGTCGATTCCGATATGCCAGAAAACATTTTAAAATTACTCATTAAAAGTATCTCAATACAAAAAGAGTATATATATTTTTGCAAAAGTTTATTGGGTCTTGATGATTTAAATCAACTAACAAAAATTAATAGAGATGATTTAAAAGAGAATCTACTAATTGGAAAAACTCACCCGCAATTAAAAAATTTAGATTTACCCTCTAACAATACTATTAATAATATTTTCAAGATACTTAGAAAAGAGGACATCCTACTTCATCATCCATATGACTTGTTTAAAACTTCAGTTGAAGAATTTATAAATAGTGCAGCTGATGATCCACTTGTTATGGCTATTAAAATTACTTTATATCGAGTATCAAAAGATTCACCTATTATTACGGCTCTAATGAGAGCCGCAGAAAATGGAAAAGAAGTAATGACTCTTGTTGAACTCAAAGCAAGATTTGATGAAGATAATAATATTCAATGGGCAAAACAACTTGAACAAGCTGGAATTCATGTTGTCTATGGAATTATAGGATTTAAAACACATACAAAAATAGCTTTAATCGTTAGAAAAGAAAAAGGAAGCCTAAGAAATTATTTTCATATTGGAACAGGTAATTACAATTCAAATACTTCAAGGTTTTATACAGATTTAGGATTACTTTCAACGGATCCTGATATTTCGTCAGATCTACTTGAATTATTTAATTACTTATCAGGTTTTTCTAAACAAAAATCTTACCAAAAATTATTAGTATCTCCCTCATGCCTAAGAGAAAGATTTATATTTCTAATAAGGAGAGAAATTAAATATGCTCAAGAGGGTAAAAAAGCTAAGATAATCGCAAAAATGAATTCTTTAGTAGATCCAGAAATAATTCAATTACTTTATTTAGCGTCCCAAGAAGGAGTAAAAATCGATCTCATCATAAGAGGTATTTGTTGTTTATATCCGCAAAGAAAAAATTTAAGTGAAAATATTAAAGTTATAAGCATTATTGGACATTTTCTTGAACACTCAAGAATTTTTTGGTTTTGCAATAATGAAAATCATGAAGTATTTATTGGAAGTGCAGATTGGATGAAAAGAAATCTTGATAGAAGGATAGAGGCTGTTACCCCAATAGAAAATTCGCAATTGAAATCACAAATATACTCACTATTGCAAACATACATTAAGGATGATCATTTTTCTTGGATAATGGATGAGTATGGCTCATACAAAAAATATGTAATTAATTCAACTATTAGTCGATCACAAATTGACCTCATAAATCAGTAA
- a CDS encoding MFS transporter, whose protein sequence is MKEDLLEPNKKFTLLSAFITLLNDRLSESILLPILPSFVLLFDSKASTYGLLSCTYQLSQFVASPFIGIMSDRFGRRPVTLFCITGSIIGISILSFTVLFNWSNSIAAIPLFLLFLARLIDGLSGGTAATATTILADISSPEKRAKTFGLIGVAFGLSFFLGNIFVVIFAKNTNNNFIIPVLIASIIPIINFLLVFFYLPETKPKNASNKLKTIFKNPFKQLFTVFKEVKIRKLSLAFFIYFIAFTGLTNILIFFLQESLGWSTKASSGTLVVVGIIAIIVQGLLIGPLVKQLGEMKLTLIGSGFILLACSLLITAPKEKAIVNIYTAVSFLAIGAGLITPTLRALISKKLDVDKQGSILSNLQGLQSLGGVLGIAMAGRVYDGFGPKSPFIAGSIILIFMIYLIAEGKNNNFIYNQKSKVS, encoded by the coding sequence GTGAAAGAAGATTTATTGGAACCAAATAAAAAGTTTACACTCCTTAGTGCTTTTATCACTCTTCTAAATGATCGATTAAGTGAAAGTATCCTTCTACCTATTTTACCTTCTTTTGTTTTACTTTTTGACTCTAAAGCAAGTACATATGGATTATTATCTTGTACTTACCAATTATCTCAATTTGTAGCTTCTCCTTTTATAGGAATTATGAGTGATAGATTCGGCAGAAGACCTGTTACTCTTTTTTGTATTACTGGCTCAATAATAGGAATTTCAATATTATCCTTTACTGTTCTTTTTAATTGGTCAAATTCTATAGCTGCTATCCCTTTATTTTTATTATTTTTAGCAAGACTGATTGACGGTTTAAGTGGTGGCACAGCAGCCACAGCTACAACAATTCTTGCAGACATTTCAAGTCCTGAAAAAAGAGCAAAAACATTTGGACTAATTGGCGTAGCTTTTGGTTTAAGTTTTTTCTTAGGAAATATTTTCGTTGTAATATTTGCAAAAAATACAAACAATAATTTTATTATTCCAGTTTTGATAGCTTCAATCATTCCAATAATAAACTTTCTTTTAGTATTCTTCTACCTACCAGAAACAAAACCGAAAAATGCCTCAAATAAATTAAAAACAATTTTTAAAAACCCTTTCAAACAACTATTTACTGTATTCAAAGAAGTAAAAATTAGAAAATTATCCTTAGCATTTTTTATTTACTTTATTGCTTTTACTGGATTGACTAATATCCTAATATTTTTCCTTCAAGAGTCATTAGGCTGGTCAACCAAAGCATCAAGTGGAACTCTTGTAGTTGTTGGAATTATTGCAATTATTGTTCAAGGACTACTTATTGGACCTTTGGTAAAGCAATTAGGAGAAATGAAATTAACACTTATAGGATCAGGCTTCATTCTTTTAGCGTGTTCGCTTTTAATAACTGCTCCCAAAGAAAAGGCAATAGTTAATATTTATACAGCTGTTTCATTTTTAGCCATTGGGGCCGGTTTAATTACACCAACCTTAAGAGCACTTATATCAAAGAAATTAGACGTGGATAAACAAGGATCAATATTAAGTAATCTCCAGGGTCTGCAAAGTCTTGGAGGAGTTTTAGGTATAGCAATGGCTGGACGAGTTTATGATGGCTTTGGACCTAAATCACCATTTATTGCTGGTTCCATTATCTTAATTTTCATGATATACCTTATTGCAGAGGGTAAAAATAATAATTTTATTTATAATCAAAAATCGAAAGTTTCTTAA
- the cobA gene encoding uroporphyrinogen-III C-methyltransferase: MPGIVYLVGAGPGDPELLTLKALRLIKNCDALVHDALIPDEITKEAGKNTEIFHVGKRAGKCSVPQAETNALILKLAKEGKNVVRLKGGDPFVFSRGGEEVSFLEKNGVSVEIVPGITSGIAAPTYFGIPLTHRDAASSVTFVTGHENIAKEKKSVNWRNLAKSSDSLVIFMGIKNIQFIVEELILGGLCKDTKCAVIQEATLKNQKCFIEKLDNLPNKIKDKEFLAPSIIIIGKIVEFKVNNNITKVSDVYLPDINKVQLYNKSQK; this comes from the coding sequence GTGCCTGGTATTGTTTATTTAGTTGGAGCAGGTCCTGGTGATCCTGAACTTTTAACTCTAAAAGCTTTACGCCTAATAAAAAATTGTGATGCATTAGTACATGATGCTTTAATCCCTGATGAAATAACAAAAGAGGCAGGAAAAAATACAGAGATTTTCCATGTAGGTAAAAGAGCTGGGAAGTGTTCTGTACCTCAGGCTGAAACTAATGCCCTTATTTTGAAATTGGCAAAAGAAGGTAAAAATGTTGTGAGGCTCAAAGGGGGAGATCCGTTTGTTTTTTCAAGGGGTGGTGAAGAAGTATCTTTTTTAGAAAAAAATGGCGTATCAGTTGAAATAGTTCCTGGTATAACTTCTGGTATAGCTGCTCCTACTTACTTTGGTATTCCACTTACTCATAGAGATGCTGCGAGTTCTGTAACTTTTGTGACTGGGCATGAAAATATAGCTAAAGAAAAAAAGAGCGTAAATTGGAGAAATTTAGCTAAATCTTCAGATAGTTTAGTAATTTTTATGGGTATAAAAAATATTCAATTTATTGTAGAGGAATTAATTTTAGGAGGCTTATGTAAGGATACAAAATGCGCTGTAATCCAGGAAGCTACTTTGAAAAATCAAAAATGTTTTATAGAGAAATTAGATAATCTTCCAAATAAAATTAAAGATAAAGAATTTTTAGCTCCATCTATTATCATTATTGGAAAAATTGTTGAATTTAAGGTTAATAACAATATAACTAAAGTGTCTGATGTCTATTTACCAGATATTAATAAAGTTCAATTATATAATAAATCCCAAAAGTAA
- a CDS encoding aminotransferase class IV, producing the protein MIETLGWYRDQWLDIDRIFIAANNRGLKFADGIFETILIKENKPVLFDEHFKRLEKSSKILNINLKINKLTLRQIIHDGIKKLSLKTDQFASVRINYSRGTNEGRTLTIDSTLETKDLDNLWLEFYKIKPNFNPISVFISQTEKINEFSLISKCKTFSYNQAIQVLTEANKKSFNDSILLNTSGELCCGSTFNLVIKRNNQWITPRKESGCLEGIMVSKALKLKIVKEELIPPEFQNDDIIVAINSLSCRQINQVNDLKLKPKFNPIYFWDLLYN; encoded by the coding sequence ATGATTGAAACATTAGGCTGGTACAGGGATCAATGGCTAGATATTGATAGAATATTTATTGCTGCTAATAATAGAGGATTAAAATTTGCTGATGGTATATTTGAAACTATTTTGATAAAGGAAAACAAACCTGTTCTTTTTGATGAACACTTTAAAAGGTTAGAAAAAAGTAGCAAAATTTTAAATATTAATCTCAAAATAAATAAATTAACTTTGAGACAAATTATTCATGATGGAATTAAAAAGTTATCGCTTAAGACTGATCAATTTGCTTCAGTAAGAATAAACTATAGTCGAGGAACTAATGAAGGTCGAACACTAACAATTGATAGCACTTTAGAGACAAAAGATTTAGATAATTTATGGCTTGAGTTCTATAAAATCAAACCGAATTTTAATCCGATAAGCGTTTTTATTAGTCAAACAGAAAAAATAAATGAATTTAGTCTAATAAGTAAATGCAAAACATTTTCATATAATCAGGCAATACAAGTTTTGACAGAAGCTAATAAAAAATCATTTAATGACTCTATCCTATTGAATACGTCAGGTGAACTTTGTTGTGGCAGTACATTTAATCTGGTAATTAAAAGAAATAATCAATGGATAACTCCTAGAAAAGAGAGCGGCTGTTTAGAGGGGATTATGGTTTCTAAAGCTTTAAAATTGAAAATTGTAAAAGAAGAATTAATTCCTCCAGAATTTCAAAATGATGACATAATAGTTGCAATTAATAGCTTATCTTGCAGACAAATTAATCAAGTCAATGATTTAAAGCTTAAACCTAAATTCAATCCAATTTACTTTTGGGATTTATTATATAATTGA
- a CDS encoding anthranilate synthase component I family protein, with translation MKIKKIILETWIDPALITYHLTKKFGDKGLAWLDSDGKENGEWSIIGIKPKEIIQSRDINNLDKTNNPFNSLKNIEKGFWIGWLSYEAGVYIEPKNPWRQSDMATLWIASYDPIIKCNLIKKEIIIEGTNSSELMNYKKIINNINTIGKENIIKTNLNFNFSKINLDEMAEKFQKNIIKLKKLISIGDLFQANLTTKCEIESSKNYNPLDIYLKIRSKLRAPFGGIIINNKDDYKEAVLSTSPERFIKIDKKNYVESRPIKGTRSRDNDLNQDALNAIDLITNEKDRAENIMIVDLIRNDLSKVCETGSILVPEVLKLESFLKVHHLTSVIRGKLKKDKNWIDLLKACWPGGSITGAPKLRSCQRLFELEECERGPYCGSFLKLDWNGEFDSNILIRSFLIKDKKINIYAGCGIVIDSNPEEETNELKWKLLPLIDSLK, from the coding sequence ATGAAAATAAAAAAAATAATTCTAGAAACATGGATAGATCCAGCGCTTATTACGTATCATCTAACAAAGAAATTTGGAGATAAAGGATTAGCTTGGCTAGACAGTGATGGTAAAGAAAATGGGGAATGGTCAATAATAGGAATTAAACCTAAAGAAATCATTCAATCAAGAGATATCAATAACTTAGACAAAACTAATAATCCCTTTAACAGTTTAAAAAATATTGAAAAAGGATTTTGGATCGGATGGTTAAGTTATGAAGCTGGAGTATACATAGAACCAAAAAACCCATGGCGACAATCTGATATGGCAACTTTATGGATTGCATCATATGATCCAATCATTAAATGTAATCTAATAAAAAAAGAAATAATAATCGAAGGCACAAACTCATCTGAATTGATGAATTACAAAAAAATAATCAACAATATAAACACTATTGGGAAAGAAAATATTATTAAAACAAATTTGAATTTTAACTTTTCAAAAATTAATTTAGACGAAATGGCTGAAAAATTTCAAAAAAATATTATAAAATTAAAAAAATTAATTTCCATAGGAGATTTATTTCAAGCAAACCTAACAACTAAATGCGAAATTGAATCTTCCAAAAACTATAATCCTCTAGATATTTATTTAAAAATAAGAAGTAAATTAAGAGCTCCCTTTGGAGGAATAATAATAAATAATAAGGATGACTATAAAGAGGCGGTATTATCTACCTCGCCAGAAAGATTTATAAAAATAGATAAAAAAAATTATGTAGAATCAAGACCTATCAAAGGAACTAGATCTAGAGATAATGATTTAAATCAAGATGCACTTAATGCTATCGATTTAATAACTAACGAAAAAGATAGAGCAGAAAATATTATGATTGTTGACCTAATAAGAAATGATTTAAGTAAAGTTTGCGAGACAGGAAGTATTTTGGTGCCAGAAGTATTAAAGCTTGAAAGTTTCTTAAAAGTTCATCATCTAACTTCAGTAATTAGAGGCAAATTAAAAAAAGACAAGAACTGGATCGATTTACTAAAAGCTTGTTGGCCTGGGGGCTCTATAACTGGAGCACCTAAATTAAGATCATGCCAGAGACTCTTTGAATTAGAAGAATGTGAACGCGGGCCATACTGTGGCTCATTTTTGAAGCTTGACTGGAATGGAGAGTTTGACAGCAATATACTAATAAGATCATTTTTAATTAAAGACAAAAAAATCAATATATATGCTGGTTGCGGAATAGTTATTGACTCAAACCCTGAAGAGGAAACTAATGAACTAAAGTGGAAACTTTTACCATTAATTGATTCACTAAAATGA
- the queC gene encoding 7-cyano-7-deazaguanine synthase QueC, with translation MTLKNKSIVVLLSGGLDSSTVTGIAKKSEAKIFGLSFDYGQRHKKELNSASIIAKHFDIQEFKVIKLDLSLWGGSSLTDTQKNIPIEGVQTNKIPNTYVPGRNTIFISVALSYAEAIDADFIGLGVNALDYSGYPDCRPDYIKKFQELADLANKRGRENNPIKLWTPLLDLNKEEIIQLAFDNHVPLDKTWSCYSGNSKPCGKCDSCRIRNTAYEKWLNNNNKK, from the coding sequence ATGACTCTTAAAAATAAATCAATAGTAGTTTTATTATCTGGGGGTTTAGATTCTTCTACAGTTACTGGTATCGCAAAAAAATCCGAAGCTAAAATTTTTGGCCTTTCATTTGACTACGGTCAACGCCATAAAAAAGAATTAAATTCTGCATCAATCATTGCAAAACACTTTGATATCCAAGAATTTAAAGTTATTAAACTTGACTTATCTTTATGGGGAGGCTCTTCATTAACTGATACCCAGAAAAATATTCCAATAGAAGGAGTACAAACTAATAAAATTCCTAATACTTATGTTCCTGGGAGAAATACTATATTTATTTCCGTTGCACTAAGTTATGCCGAAGCTATAGATGCTGATTTTATAGGATTAGGAGTTAATGCACTAGATTATTCTGGTTATCCAGATTGCAGACCTGACTATATTAAAAAATTTCAAGAATTAGCAGATTTAGCCAATAAAAGAGGAAGAGAAAATAACCCAATAAAACTTTGGACTCCACTATTAGATCTAAATAAAGAGGAAATTATTCAATTAGCTTTTGATAATCATGTCCCTTTAGATAAAACATGGAGTTGTTATTCAGGAAATTCAAAACCATGTGGTAAGTGTGATAGTTGCAGAATTAGAAATACCGCTTATGAAAAATGGCTAAATAACAATAACAAAAAATGA
- a CDS encoding 7-carboxy-7-deazaguanine synthase QueE encodes MTNFLPIVEQFHSLQGEGYHAGKSAFFVRLAGCKVGCSWCDTKNSWDEKKYPSISIEKIIDRIKIARGKGASFCVITGGEPLQHNLDNFCNAIKKMTVGEEQNSMKIHIETSGVNPISGSYDWITLSPKRHLPPKNYFLKSCNEIKIIINEVKDIEFAIQIKKETLKQYQLSKSKDGFKKEDKIFYLQPAWNNANGFSLAIDFVKNNPDWKLSLQTHKYLKIK; translated from the coding sequence ATGACAAATTTTTTACCCATAGTCGAACAATTTCATTCATTACAAGGTGAAGGCTATCACGCTGGAAAAAGTGCTTTTTTTGTAAGATTAGCAGGTTGTAAAGTTGGATGTTCGTGGTGCGATACCAAGAATTCATGGGACGAGAAAAAATACCCCTCTATATCAATTGAGAAAATAATTGATCGTATAAAAATTGCTAGAGGGAAAGGGGCATCTTTTTGCGTTATTACAGGTGGAGAACCTTTACAACATAACTTGGATAATTTTTGCAATGCAATAAAAAAAATGACTGTGGGAGAAGAACAAAACTCAATGAAAATACATATTGAGACAAGTGGAGTTAATCCGATATCAGGTAGTTATGACTGGATTACTTTATCTCCTAAAAGACACTTACCTCCAAAGAATTATTTTTTAAAAAGCTGTAATGAAATCAAAATAATCATAAATGAAGTAAAAGATATTGAATTTGCTATTCAAATAAAAAAAGAAACTTTAAAACAATATCAACTTTCAAAAAGCAAAGATGGCTTTAAAAAAGAAGATAAAATTTTTTATTTACAGCCAGCATGGAACAATGCAAATGGTTTTTCTCTTGCTATTGATTTCGTAAAAAATAACCCCGATTGGAAATTGAGCCTTCAAACTCACAAATACTTAAAAATTAAATAA
- a CDS encoding CTP synthase — MSKFVFVTGGVVSSIGKGIVAASLGRLLKSRGYSVSILKLDPYLNVDPGTMSPFQHGEVFVTEDGAETDLDLGHYERFTDTAMTRLNSVTTGSIYQAVINKERRGSYNGGTVQVIPHITGEIRERIHRVASNSNADIIITEIGGTVGDIESLPFLEAIREFKNDVNRNDVAYIHVTLLPYIKTSGEIKTKPTQHSVKELRSIGIQPDLLVCRSDKAINEGLKKKLSGFCGVSINSVIEALDADSIYSVPLSLKKEGLCKETLKYLELEDKKCDLRNWEQLIHNLRNPGAPIKVALVGKYIELGDAYLSVVEALKHACIEQKASLDLHWVSAEMIEKNSAETYLNEVDAIVVPGGFGNRGVNGKISAIKFARENKIPFLGLCLGMQCAVIEWARNVANLPDASSSELDPKTPNPVIHLLPEQEDVVDLGGTMRLGVYPCRLTKNTTGKNLYDEDVIYERHRHRYEFNNYYKQSFLNSGYKISGTSPDGRLVELIELENHPYFLACQYHPEFLSRPGKPHPLFKGLIKASQEKLTQSN, encoded by the coding sequence ATGTCAAAATTTGTATTTGTCACCGGAGGAGTAGTTTCTAGCATTGGTAAAGGAATTGTAGCTGCAAGTTTAGGTAGATTATTAAAGTCTAGAGGATATAGTGTTTCAATATTAAAACTAGATCCATATCTAAATGTTGACCCAGGAACAATGAGCCCTTTCCAACATGGAGAAGTATTTGTAACCGAAGATGGGGCTGAAACCGATTTAGATTTAGGTCACTATGAAAGATTTACTGATACTGCAATGACTAGGTTAAACAGTGTGACAACGGGGTCTATCTATCAAGCTGTTATAAACAAAGAAAGAAGAGGTAGTTATAACGGAGGAACTGTGCAAGTAATACCTCACATAACAGGAGAAATAAGAGAAAGAATTCATAGAGTAGCTTCCAACAGCAATGCAGATATTATTATTACGGAAATTGGTGGAACAGTTGGTGATATAGAATCTTTACCTTTTCTAGAAGCAATAAGAGAATTCAAAAATGATGTCAACAGGAATGATGTTGCATACATACACGTAACATTACTTCCCTACATCAAAACCTCTGGCGAAATAAAAACTAAGCCAACACAACATTCAGTTAAAGAATTGAGATCAATTGGAATTCAGCCAGATTTACTTGTATGCCGAAGTGATAAAGCGATTAATGAAGGTCTTAAAAAGAAACTTAGTGGATTTTGCGGTGTCAGTATTAACTCTGTAATTGAAGCTTTAGACGCAGACAGTATTTATTCTGTACCTCTTTCTTTAAAAAAAGAAGGTTTATGCAAAGAAACCCTGAAATATTTAGAACTTGAAGATAAAAAATGTGATTTGAGAAATTGGGAACAACTAATACATAATCTAAGAAATCCTGGAGCTCCAATAAAAGTTGCTCTCGTAGGTAAATACATTGAACTTGGAGATGCATATTTATCCGTTGTTGAAGCTTTAAAACATGCATGCATTGAACAAAAGGCTTCATTAGATTTACATTGGGTAAGTGCTGAAATGATAGAAAAAAATTCAGCAGAAACTTACTTAAATGAAGTTGATGCGATTGTCGTACCTGGGGGCTTTGGCAACAGAGGAGTCAATGGAAAAATTTCGGCTATCAAATTCGCAAGAGAAAATAAAATCCCCTTTTTAGGTCTATGCCTTGGTATGCAATGTGCAGTTATAGAATGGGCTAGAAACGTAGCTAATCTTCCAGATGCATCTAGTTCAGAACTAGACCCAAAGACTCCCAATCCAGTTATACATTTATTACCAGAACAGGAAGATGTAGTTGATTTAGGTGGGACAATGAGACTTGGAGTTTATCCATGTAGATTGACAAAAAATACAACTGGGAAAAACTTATATGACGAAGATGTTATTTATGAGAGACATCGACATAGATATGAATTTAATAATTACTACAAACAAAGTTTTTTAAATTCTGGATACAAAATTAGTGGCACATCACCAGATGGCAGATTAGTAGAGTTAATTGAATTAGAAAATCATCCTTACTTCTTAGCATGCCAATATCATCCTGAGTTTTTATCAAGACCTGGAAAACCACATCCTTTATTTAAAGGCTTAATAAAGGCCTCTCAAGAAAAGTTAACTCAATCAAATTAA